A stretch of the bacterium genome encodes the following:
- the prfA gene encoding peptide chain release factor 1 → MIEKAYIDELAARMVRLELDIADPAVAAQQKKFRETIKEHSRLRKIMDKAGIYFRIQRDLNEQQALLASEDADPDLKELAAEEVAGLEQAFSVAEKELLSTLIPSDPNDERNVIMEIRGGTGGDEAALFAGDLFRMYSRFCDERKWKISIIDASPSSVGGFKEIVFSVTGSNVYSFLKYESGCHRVQRVPVTEGSGRIHTSAATVAVLPEVDEVDDVDIPAADVRVDIFCSSGPGGQGVNTTYSAIRITHLPSGLVAQSQDERSQHRNKEKAMSVLKARLLDWRLRQDEEKNGNLRRTQIGTGDRSEKIRTYNFPQNRLTDHRINFTIYTLNRVMEGGLDDLIVALQEHDTDLRVRKEMGSFKK, encoded by the coding sequence GTGATCGAGAAAGCTTATATCGACGAATTGGCCGCCCGAATGGTCCGGTTGGAGTTGGATATTGCCGATCCCGCCGTGGCGGCCCAGCAGAAGAAATTCCGGGAGACCATTAAGGAGCATTCCCGGCTCCGGAAGATCATGGATAAGGCGGGAATTTATTTCCGGATCCAGCGGGATTTGAACGAACAGCAGGCCTTGCTGGCGTCGGAAGACGCGGATCCGGACCTGAAGGAGCTGGCCGCTGAAGAGGTGGCCGGCCTGGAACAGGCCTTCTCGGTCGCCGAAAAAGAACTCCTGAGCACGCTCATCCCTTCCGATCCAAATGATGAGCGCAATGTCATCATGGAAATCCGGGGCGGCACAGGGGGCGATGAAGCCGCCTTGTTTGCGGGCGATCTGTTCCGGATGTACAGCCGCTTCTGTGATGAACGGAAGTGGAAAATTTCCATCATTGACGCCAGTCCCTCCAGTGTGGGCGGCTTCAAGGAAATTGTGTTTTCCGTCACGGGGAGCAATGTGTACAGCTTCCTGAAATACGAATCCGGCTGTCATCGCGTTCAACGCGTGCCGGTCACGGAGGGATCGGGCCGCATTCACACTTCGGCCGCCACGGTTGCGGTACTTCCGGAGGTGGATGAGGTGGATGATGTTGATATCCCGGCGGCGGATGTGCGGGTGGACATCTTCTGCTCATCCGGACCCGGCGGCCAGGGCGTCAATACAACCTATTCGGCCATTCGTATCACGCATCTCCCCTCCGGCCTGGTGGCGCAAAGCCAGGATGAGCGCTCCCAGCACCGGAACAAGGAAAAGGCGATGAGCGTGCTGAAGGCACGTTTACTGGACTGGCGTTTGCGTCAGGATGAGGAGAAGAACGGGAATCTCCGGCGCACCCAGATTGGAACCGGCGACCGGAGTGAGAAAATCCGGACCTATAACTTTCCGCAGAACCGGCTCACCGATCATCGGATTAACTTTACGATTTATACCCTGAACCGCGTCATGGAGGGGGGCCTCGATGATTTGATCGTCGCGCTTCAGGAACATGACACCGATTTGCGGGTCCGCAAGGAAATGGGCTCTTTCAAAAAATGA
- the rpmE gene encoding 50S ribosomal protein L31, whose translation MKKDIHPNYIDGTITCSCGAIVQVKSTSQTMHVNSCSACHPFYTGRSALQDSKGRVEQFRKRYAKK comes from the coding sequence ATGAAGAAGGATATACATCCAAACTATATTGATGGAACGATTACTTGCTCCTGTGGTGCGATCGTTCAGGTGAAGTCAACCAGCCAGACTATGCATGTGAATAGCTGCTCTGCTTGTCATCCGTTTTATACTGGCCGCTCAGCCCTGCAGGATAGCAAGGGTCGTGTGGAGCAGTTCCGCAAGCGCTACGCGAAGAAGTAG